A window from Pseudoliparis swirei isolate HS2019 ecotype Mariana Trench chromosome 17, NWPU_hadal_v1, whole genome shotgun sequence encodes these proteins:
- the LOC130207067 gene encoding histone H3-like encodes MARTKQTARKSTGGKAPRKQLATKAARGRPATGGVKKPHRYRPGTVALREIRRYQKSTELLIRKLPFQRLVREIAQDFKTDLRFQSSAIMALQESSEAYLVGLFEDTNLCAIHAKRVTIMPKDIQLARRIRGERA; translated from the coding sequence ATGGCCAGAACCAAGCAGACCGCCCGTAAATCCACCGGAGGAAAGGCTCCCAGGAAGCAGCTGGCCACCAAGGCTGCCCGTGGGCGCCCAGCCACCGGCGGCGTGAAGAAGCCCCATCGCTATAGGCCCGGTACCGTGGCTCTGAGGGAGATCCGCCGCTACCAGAAGTCCACCGAGCTGCTGATCCGCAAGCTGCCCTTCCAGCGCCTGGTGAGGGAAATCGCTCAGGACTTCAAGACCGACCTGCGCTTCCAGAGCTCCGCCATCATGGCGCTGCAGGAGTCCAGCGAGGCTTACCTGGTCGGCCTGTTCGAGGACACCAACCTGTGCGCCATCCACGCCAAGAGGGTCACCATCATGCCCAAAGACATCCAGCTGGCCCGCCGCATCCGCGGAGAGCGCGCCTAA